The Pseudomonadota bacterium genomic sequence GGAAGAAGGGGGTGAACGCGGGGGCCACGTCAGTGGGGCGAAGCCCCCAGCCCGCGATGGTGTTCCAGGCGTTCCACTGCATCGTGGCCTGGGTGAGGATGGCTCCCTTCGGAACCCCCGTGGTTCCGCCGGTGTAGAGAATGAGCAGCGGCGCGTTCGGGTCGACCGACAGGCGCTCGTCGAGTGCCGGCGCATCGGCGGCCGCGCTCACCAGCGGCAGGCGGGTGCACGGCACAGAGATGTCGAGCGCGCGGCCCGGCTCCTCGAGCAGCAGGCTCGGCCCGCAGTCGGCCAGCACCGTCTCGAGCTCGCCCGCCGACAGGCGGTGGTTGAGCGGCACCATCACGGCGCCGATGCGGGCGCAGGCGAAGAGCAGCTCGAGCATCTCGACCCGGTTGGCCGAGTGGATGGCCACCCGGTCACCCGCCGCGATGCCGAGACAGCGCAGCGTCGCGGCCTGCTGGCTCGCCGAGCGGCGCAGCTGGGCGTAGGTGATGCGCCGCCCGCTGGCGCGGTCGACGATAGCCACGTGGTCAGGGCGGATGCGGGCGTGGGCGTCGAGCCACTGTGCAACGTACATGGCATAGGGTCCCTCTCTCGAATCGTTCTGGGCCCATTCTGCCGGACCGCCGTTGCAACCGGGTTGCAACGTCGAACTGGCACGAATAGGAACGGGAGCAACGAGGCGCGCGACCCGTCGCGGACGAAGCCATCGGGCCCCCTCGATATGAGAGAGTTCAGCAGAGGAAGCATCAGACATGAGACTGAGAGACAAGATCGCCATCGTCACCGGCGGCGCGCGGGGCATCGGCCTGGCCATTGCGCGGCGCTTCATCGCGGAGGGCGCTCGGGTGGCGCTGTGGGACGTATCACCCGAGGGCCTCGAGAAGGCGCGCGCCCTTCTGGGCGAGACCGAGGCGAAGGCGTTTCCGGTCGACGTGACGTCAGCGACGTCGGTGAAGGAAGGCTACGATGCGGTCGAGGCAGCGCTGGGGCCCGTCGACATCATGGTGTGCAACGCGGGCATCACGCGTGACGCCATGGTGCACAAGATGACCGACGAGCAGTTCGACGCCGTCACGGCAGTGAACCTGAAAGGCGTGTTCCTCTGCGGTCGCGAGGCCGCCACGCGCATGCGCGAGCGCCAGCAGGGCGTGATTCTCAGCACGTCGTCGGTCGTGGGGCTGCACGGCAACATCGGCCAGACCAACTACGCCGCCTCGAAGGCGGGGGTCATCGCCATGACCCAGACCTGGGCCCGCGAGCTCGGAGGGCGGAACGTGCGGGTGAATGCCGTTGCCCCCGGGTTCATCAAGACCGAGATGACCGAGACCATTCCCGAGAAGCTGATCGAGGGAATCCACGCAAAGACGCCGCTGCGTCGCATGGGGCTGCCCGAGGAGATTGCCGCGGCGTTCGCATTCCTGGCGTCTGATGACGCGGCCTTCATCACAGGGCACGTGCTCAGCGTCGACGGCGGGCTCACCTTGTGACCTGCTCGAGGCTGTCGCGCACGGTTGAACCTGCTCTCGCATTCTGGTAGGATGCTCGGGGCCGTCCTCCGAAGCGGGGGGCGTCTTTTTTGCGATGACCGCCCACGAGGGGGGGGCGTCGCCAGTCTTTCACCTGGAGCGTGGGCCCGTGCGCGGCTTCTTCTACATCATCAACGCCATCGACGAGAACTATGAACTGACCGGTACGGCTCCTGACGTGAGCGCCGGCCTCATCACGCTGGGCACCGAGAAGCCCCAGATCCGAGCCAAGGTGGAGCCTGGCGACTACGTGATCGGCATCTCGCGCTCGTTCCCCAATCAGCCCCGGCGCGTCATCTACGGCATGCGCGTGGGCGAGATCATCTCGTTCAAGGAGGCGTGGGAGCGGGGGCAGACCGACCCGACGTTCGCCGCACACCGAGGCGGTACAGCAAACCCCGCGGGAGAGCAGCGGGCGATGCACGCGGAGGAAGGTCCCATCATCGGGGGCGACATCCATGTCCGCTTCGGCAAGAAGGGGTACGAGCACATCTCGAGAGCCGTGCACGCCTTCACCTGGCGCAAGGACCTCGAGGGCGAGCGAGATCGGTACGTGGTGGGCGATTCGACGTCACGGTTCTGGGGCGCCAAAGGTCCTGTCATCACCGACGAGATCGCCTGTCTGCTGGGCGGCAAGGACTACACCGCCCAGTATCCGCTGGGTGAGGGCTGCTCGTACCGCGTTCTGAACTCCGCTCCGGCCCTTCGCAAGTTCCTCGAGGCCATCGGCTTCTTCACCCCCGAGGGAGGGGCACGCCGCGTCGTGCGCGTCATCCGCAAGACCGAAGGGTGACCCGGCGGCCCTCTTCCCCGACGCGCGCCGAGATGCATCGACGCCGCGATCCCCCCGCGCAAGGAGCCCACGATGCAACGCCTCATCGCCATCTTGATGGTCCTCGGTCTCTCGCTCACCACCTGGCCGGCCCCCGCTGCCTCCAACGACGTCGAGGCGGCCATCAGCCGCTGGGAGAGCACCTGGGCGAACACCCGCTCGTTCACCAGCGAGGTCTCGAGCCACATCACGAAGGGCGACCAGCTCGAGGAGCGCACCCTGCTGCTGTGGTTCAAGCGCCCGATGAACATCCGCACCGATGTCGTCAAGGGCAACCGTGCCCACGACGCGGGGAGCGTGGCCGTCTATCGGGGGGAGGGAACCGTATCCGGCCATCAAGGCGGACTGCTCTCCGGGGTGGTGCTCACCCTGTCCATCGATGATCCGCTGTGCACCTCGATCCGGGGCGCCCGCATCACCGAGCTCCTCTTCAGCCGATCCCTCGAGCTCATCCACCAGTACCAGCGGCGACGGTCGTCGCTGCAGCTCGGTGCGCCATCGCAGATCGCCGGGCGATCCGTCGTCCCGCTGACGCTCTCCACCAGCAACGAGAACTTCATCGCGCTCAACGACAACATCGACAAGGACGTGCTGTGGTACGACACCCAGCTCAACGTTCTGGTGCAGTGGGAGCGATTCGAGAAGGGAGGGCGCAAGATCGCCCAGGTGACCTGGTCGAACACCCGCCTCAATCCCTCCATCGACGACGCCGTCTTCAACCCCCGCGCCAAGGTGAAGTAGTCCCCGAAACGCGAAACCCGCCCAACCTGTCGCAAAGAAGGGAGACGGGGCGCTTGGTTGAATTGGCTTCAACACATCTGTGGAAGTGAGAATGCCATGCGAAACCTGTTCAAGAACCTCTTTGCCACGGGCCTCATGCTGACCGCGCTGGCCACCCCCTCCCTCGGTCGCGCGGTGGCCGACGGTGAGGCGCCTGCCTCCAGCCCGGCCTCCACGCCCGCGGCAACCCAGCCCGCCAGCGGCGGCGACCATGGAATCGACATCGCGGCCGGCGTCTGGATGCCCACCCTCAACGGCAACATCGGTGCCTCTGGCTTCACGGCCGATCTGCGCACCGAGCTGGGGCTCAAAGCCTCGACCTCGCCGGCCCTCGACCTCACCTTCGGACGAGGCCTGTCACGCTTCGGCCTGGGCTACACCAGCCTGTCGAGCAGCGCCTCCTCGAGGCTGACCTCGACCCTGCAGCTCAACAACACCACCTACGTGACGGGAACCACCGTCAACTCGAAGCTCAACTTCACATCGTTCGACGCATCGTGGCAGCCGCGGCTCATCGAATCAGACAAGGGCAACCTGAGCGCATTGCTGCTGGTCAAGGTCATCGACACGAGTGCCAGCGTGAACGCACCCACGCTCAATCTGTCGAGCAGCTCCAGCGTAACGGTTCCGGCCCCCCTCATCGGGCTGAGCGGTGACGTGAAGCTCGGAAAGAGCGTGGCGCTCTACGGCCAGGTCGGCTACGTCGGCATCTCCCGCGTGAGCCTGCTCGACTACCGCGCGGGCGTGAAGGCCATGTTCACTCCCACCTTCGGACTGAGCGCCGACTATCGCTACTTCGGCATCAGCGGCAGCGATTCAAAGAGCAACCACGTGAACATCCGCTACGGCGGCCCCGAGATCCAGCTGCGGGCGTCGTTCTGAGTCACGCACGTCTTCAGGGCGGGGCGGGGCGCTGCCCTGCCCTGAAGGCTAGCCGGTGAAGACATTCCCCGAACCGCACAAAGCAAAGAGCGCGGCGCGCCCCGAAGGACGCAGCCGCGCTCTTGCTTGTCCGGGTGTGGGAGCGCCTAGTTGACC encodes the following:
- a CDS encoding beta-ketoacyl-ACP reductase; this translates as MRLRDKIAIVTGGARGIGLAIARRFIAEGARVALWDVSPEGLEKARALLGETEAKAFPVDVTSATSVKEGYDAVEAALGPVDIMVCNAGITRDAMVHKMTDEQFDAVTAVNLKGVFLCGREAATRMRERQQGVILSTSSVVGLHGNIGQTNYAASKAGVIAMTQTWARELGGRNVRVNAVAPGFIKTEMTETIPEKLIEGIHAKTPLRRMGLPEEIAAAFAFLASDDAAFITGHVLSVDGGLTL